A genomic region of Dermacentor andersoni chromosome 9, qqDerAnde1_hic_scaffold, whole genome shotgun sequence contains the following coding sequences:
- the LOC129383809 gene encoding uncharacterized protein → MSDEEKASVAENLERGALMKTILKRVRTSVASKLRPVHLAECSTLHNIKQQFNIAAPQHCHTNDAISVDMWVFVMKEKGETLVCLYKAQGAVDPSGTFPSADFALVLMTEPQKELLEKLGPAGTVCLDSTHGTTEYQFELTTLLVLDKIGSGVAIAYFICNRMNEQTLTAFFKYLESAMAKKVAAKTLISDDASQFYKAWSMVMGAAKQKLLSAWHVDKNWRKKILECVEKQLRPHVYRSVWLLLEFLVEKAFEDYFKQFLSSEEEKLRDFLKYFNDHYAVRPQEWAYCFRTRAAVNTNMHLESKRRTLKHTMLERKQNKHGDKLISALMDLTNHFLMKRAIQMMKGAKGKKLSRIQKNHRSGSEMAACAKLNEDGCAKLNEDGI, encoded by the coding sequence ATGAGTGACGAGGAAAAGGCCAGTGTAGCAGAGAACCTAGAAAGGGGTGCGCTCATGAAAACCATTCTAAAGCGAGTAAGAACATCTGTGGCATCCAAGCTGAGGCCCGTGCACTTGGCAGAGTGCTCAACCCTGCATAACATCAAACAGCAGTTTAACATTGCTGCTCCTCAACATTGTCACACTAATGACGCTATCAGTGTAGACATGTGGGTGTttgtgatgaaagaaaaaggtgaaacacTTGTCTGCCTGTACAAGGCACAAGGTGCAGTGGACCCAAGTGGTACATTTCCTTCAGCAGACTTTGCTCTTGTTCTGATGACAGAGCCTCAGAAGGAGCTACTAGAAAAATTGGGCCCTGCAGGTACTGTATGTCTTGACTCCACACATGGAACTACAGAGTACCAGTTTGAGCTGACCACTCTTCTGGTGCTAGATAAAATAGGATCAGGTGTAGCTATAGCTTATTTCATCTGCAACCGGATGAACGAGCAAACTTTGACAGCATTCTTCAAATATCTGGAGTCGGCCATGGCCAAAAAAGTGGCTGCTAAGACATTGATATCTGATGATGCGTCGCAATTCTACAAAGCATGGTCCATGGTCATGGGTGCCGCAAAACAGAAACTTCTCAGTGCCTGGCATGTGGATAAGAATTGGCGTAAGAAGATACTCGAGTGTGTAGAGAAACAGCTAAGGCCACATGTTTACCGTAGTGTGTGGCTACTCTTAGAGTTCCTcgtggaaaaggcatttgaagattattttaagcaattcctttctagtgaggaagaaaaactgagggacttcctgaagtacttcaatgaccactatgcagttaggccgcaagagtgggcctattgctttaggactagagcagctgtcaacactaacatgcaccttgagagcaagcgcaggacgttaaagcatactatgctggagagaaaacagaataagcatggtgacaaacttatttctgccctcatggacttgacaaatcattttttaatgaaaagggctatccagatgatgaaaggggcaaagggtaagaagctgagcagaattcagaagaaccacaggtctggcagtgaaatggcagcttgtgccaaattaaatgaagatggctgtgccaaattaaatgaagatggcatatag